Within the Sphingobacteriales bacterium genome, the region CGTATGAAAGCCGAAATTGCAGCAGTGCGCTACGAAATAACGGGCAGCGAGTTGGCGGCTTTGCTGCTGGAATCGCACGAAATAAAATGCCTCAAACCGCTCTACAACCGCGCTCAAAGGCGCACCCGTTTTCCGTATTGCGTGGAGCATTTTATAAACGGCGAAAGCTACCATTGCCTGCGCGTTGTCCACAGCAGTCGCGCTGCACAAATGGTAGTGGCTACTTTTCAGTCGGTGGCGGCGGCAAAGCGACTTTGGAGCAGTGGACGCGCACCTATCAATTGTGCCAAAAAACTAAACGGTTTGTTTGATACCAAAGGGGCGTGTTTTTATTATCAGATTAAGGAGTGCGCCGGTGCTTGTGTGGGCGAAGAGCCGACGGCGGATTATAATGTGCGGGTGGAGCAGCTATTGG harbors:
- a CDS encoding GIY-YIG nuclease family protein; this translates as MPEAAGVYYLLNSRKKIIYVGKSLNIKTRVQTHLNNCDTAKALRMKAEIAAVRYEITGSELAALLLESHEIKCLKPLYNRAQRRTRFPYCVEHFINGESYHCLRVVHSSRAAQMVVATFQSVAAAKRLWSSGRAPINCAKKLNGLFDTKGACFYYQIKECAGACVGEEPTADYNVRVEQLLEKLAVSRATFFALMWVGRWANMR